Part of the Sodalinema gerasimenkoae IPPAS B-353 genome is shown below.
GGGGCAACGCCTCCGTCACCGCCGAGGGAGAACCGGTGATTTTCGACCCCGCCACCTATTACGGCGATCGCGAGGTAGACATCGCCATGACTGAACTGTTTGGAGGTTTCTCCGCCGCCTTTTACCAGGGATACAACGAGGAATGGCCCCTAGAGGCTGGCTACGATCGCCGTAAAACCCTCTACAACCTCTACCACATCATCAACCACTACAACCTCTTCGGCGGCGGCTACGGTAGTCAAGCCCAAAGCATGATTCGCACTTTGTTGAGTTGACACTCCCCAGCCTAAAGGCGTGGGGATTCTTCCTTCAACGATCCGACTTGCCCTGACAGGTTTGCACCAGCCAAAGTAGCGGTCAAATCTCCAGAAGCGTTTGGGTCTAAGACCCAAGTTCCGGTATGCCCTACCGTACTTAAGGCAGCGTTCAGGATGTTGACTGCGGCGTTGTGGTCTCTATCCAACTCGCACCCACACTGACAAACGTGAGTTCGAGTCGAGAGACTTTTCTTGACCACCGTGCCGCAACTCGAGCATTTTTGAGAGGTATAGGCAGGGTTCACCGCTACAGTTATCCTGCCGAATTTCACTCCAAAATGCTCTAACCATTTCCTAAATTGATACCAACCAGCATCGTGAATCGACTTGGCGAGACAGTGGTTTCTCACCAGATTCTGTATCCTCAAATTTTCGTAGGCCACCAGATCGTTAGATTGGATTACGCAACGCGCCAGTCTCTTGGCGTGTTCTTCACGTTGCCGACTTATTTTGAGGTGTACTCGTCCGAGTCGATTGACGGCTTTTTTTCGGTTGGCAGAGCCTTTCTGTTTTTTGCTCACCCTTCGGTGAGCGCGTTTGAGCTTTTTCTCGGCGTTTCGGTAAAACCTCGGGTTCGGTTCGCACTCCCCGTTGGAATCGGTGTAGAACTCCTTGAGTCCGACATCCAACCCCACAGTATTTCCTGACGGTTTGAGTTCTTCTCGAACCTCTACTTTGACGCAGAACTGAGCGTAATAGCCATCGGCTCTGCGAACCAGTCGAACCCGTTTGATTTGTTCGATACCGTAAAATGCCAAATCCCAGGTTCCAACTAGCTTCAGTCGCCCGACATTCTTCTTGTCGGTAAAGACAATATGCTTGGGGTCGAGTAACTTCCAACCGGAAGTTTTGTACTCGACAGAACGACCATTTTTCTTGAACCTGGGATATCCTTCTCTTGGTGCGCGTTCCCTGGCGCCGTACGACGGCGCGGGGTCGCACCGCTTCTTGCCAGGAACCGACCGGCGACAGTTCTCGAAAAATCGAGCGATTGCCGACCAAGCGCGTTCGGCTGAGGCTTGACGAGCCGTGCTGTTGAGTTCTCTAGCAAAATCGTACTCTCGGGCGAGTACCCGACAGTACTTATTGAGGTCGTATTTGTTGACCCCAGGGGTATCCATCCAATAGCGCAGTGCCTTGTTGCGAACGAACTGTGCGGTTCGGATCGCTTCGTCAATCGCCGCGTATTGGTGGGGCTTCCCTTTGATTTTGAACTCAAGAACAAGCATCGCACCGTTGGTATCGGTTGTGCGAACAATCTTGGCACAAAAAAGCAGGATTGTCAAAAGCCGTCCTAGAAGGACAGGGTTTTAGACCCAAAATTTTCGATAAGAAGAGAGAGGGCGACCACAAGGGTACGCCCCTACGTTGTTTTTCCCCGGACCGGGAGGGGCAGGGGTGGGTTCACTCAACCGTATATCCAGCCTCAGTAATCACCGACTTCACCGTCTCATCGGGCTGTTTCGTCTCAATAAAGACCAACTTCGTCTCTAAATTGGCGCGAACTTCAGCCGTCGCGTCCAACTTCTGAATTGCCTGGGTAATGGTACTTGCACAAGCCCCACAAGCCATATCCGGGACTTTC
Proteins encoded:
- a CDS encoding RNA-guided endonuclease InsQ/TnpB family protein, which gives rise to MLVLEFKIKGKPHQYAAIDEAIRTAQFVRNKALRYWMDTPGVNKYDLNKYCRVLAREYDFARELNSTARQASAERAWSAIARFFENCRRSVPGKKRCDPAPSYGARERAPREGYPRFKKNGRSVEYKTSGWKLLDPKHIVFTDKKNVGRLKLVGTWDLAFYGIEQIKRVRLVRRADGYYAQFCVKVEVREELKPSGNTVGLDVGLKEFYTDSNGECEPNPRFYRNAEKKLKRAHRRVSKKQKGSANRKKAVNRLGRVHLKISRQREEHAKRLARCVIQSNDLVAYENLRIQNLVRNHCLAKSIHDAGWYQFRKWLEHFGVKFGRITVAVNPAYTSQKCSSCGTVVKKSLSTRTHVCQCGCELDRDHNAAVNILNAALSTVGHTGTWVLDPNASGDLTATLAGANLSGQVGSLKEESPRL
- a CDS encoding heavy-metal-associated domain-containing protein, whose protein sequence is MAIEVKVPDMACGACASTITQAIQKLDATAEVRANLETKLVFIETKQPDETVKSVITEAGYTVE